The Balaenoptera musculus isolate JJ_BM4_2016_0621 chromosome 5, mBalMus1.pri.v3, whole genome shotgun sequence region agtCAGATCTTTCTGggcataaatgtatattttaaattttacagtaaacaaacatacttttaagtGAAGATTTccccatatttccaaataagataatgtTGAACATACCTTACAATGAATTTTACATTTGACcttattttttgataaatataGTTGTGAAAATTGAGTTagactctttcttttaaaaaattctcccttAACATGCACCTCTTTCTGTGATtgtcaagacaatatggcacacTAAGGCAGCAACATCCAGGAAGATAACCTGCATTTGTTTCTTTAGTTTGAAGTTTTAATGTCAAAATAAGGTCTTAAAATAATCCTTTCACAAAAATAAGGCAGCTTTATGCTGTGAAAACATTAGCTCTTTGTCAAAGGTTATGTTCTTCTATCCTCATCTGCTGTCACCACCTGTCAGTATCTTCTTTAAAGATCAGTTTTTTCTTCGTAGCGACACCTACATGCGGCTCGTTGGCTGTCCAGGTACGGCTTACAGCCTAAATGTATAACGCTGTCAAACAAGAGCTCCACAGTGGTTTCACATGCTGCAAAGTAAGAAAGTGCCATTACTGTTAGGCAACTGCAAAGCATCACTCTCTCTTCACATATATTACATGTTTCAGCACAATGTCAGGCACAGCCTTAGTGGGCACTTACACCTATTTTAGGTGAAAGTCTTCCCAACCCTCGCAAACTAGTAGCATATATATACAAAGACTTTCTGTTTCAGCCTCTCTACCtgtatctactttttctttgcaTCCAACTATTCAAACCAACTTTCTGTACTAGACAGTCTCTCTCAATAGCACTGATCAGTTCATCACTgttgattttccttttatatgaaaaatatcacTAATAGAGATGCCTGATAACACTCAAGTTTGCACTTTAAGGAAGGACTTCCAggtgcagaaaaaaatgaaggttaaaaatagagaaacatcAAAACATTTAATTATAGCCAATAGCTTTTAACGATCACACATGATTTAAGATGCTTAAAGTATGAAATGGACCCCAGTCTCTTTCTTTGACCAATATCCAAATTTGGCTTGGGAGGGGAGATACAGGAATCCAAGGTGTTTTTTCCTCTGGTGgggtttcttaatttttttgaaagactATAAAAAAGATAACAGATTTAACTTTTCTTATTCTAAGAAACCTGGAACACTCAGGTAAGATTATCTTAATATACTATACTTACAGAGACATGGCACAGAGTGGCTTTTAGTTATCCAAATACTTCTAGTTTCCAATATTCATGTTAAGAAAGAAACTTTTCATTACAAAATCTTGGCATTTTCAAAGTTTTCCAAAAGGCTATGCCATTAAGGAATACAACCAACCACAGAAGTGTAAAGGTTATGATTACTAAATAGGAGACTGCAAGGAAACTGGTTTCATCATTTAACATTAGCATATCCTTAGGTCAGAAAACAGGAAACACATCTATCTGTGCTTCAACTGGACAACTAGTTTACCTTAGCCAAAAGCTTTCAAAGGGATTCAGAGGTTGTGAGTTCAAGCTTCACCTGGAGCAGAGATTTCCTCCTTGTTATTACTTCCTAGTTATTATTAGAATTTCAGAATAACACCTATAATATGAGACTATTTGGGGAATACTGGAATAGAACACAAGTTTTAAAGTCAGAAGTATGCAACTTGGGACAAGTTACTtctttctgaacctcaatttccttcctttaaaaaggGGCATAATGCCAACTAGTACTTTGGGTTTCTGTGAACATCAATGAAAACATGTCTCAAGTATCTAGCACAGTATCTTGCAGAAAGTGCTTAAAAATGGTAGTTTCCTTTCTTGCCCCTTCTTACTGCCCCTCCTCTTCTGATTTCAGTGTATGGTACGTTCTTTGGCTTGACAGTAAAGAAATCTTCTTGACTATTAGTATTTGTACAGCAATGTgtatttctacaaatatttcattttatccttatgACAACTCTACAAGATGGGTATTACcgttctcattttataaatgaggacacTGAAACGCCTATTACCTTTGCTGACTTTGTTTTGTATCCCTTCACTGCAATAATCATCACCGTGAGTATGACTACATGCTGAGCCCTGTGAGTTCCCTTGGCAAATCACTGAACCTGGGGGGGGTGGTTTTGAGGACCTTCCTGACACAGATACATATGAAGAGACAGAGTTAAGACTCAAATCTTCCAGAACTTCTTACTCCAAATCCAATGTGCTATACTCCGAACTTCACTGGATCCAGAATTTCAAACTTCAGGCTCTGGGTAATTAGAACTACACTACAGGGCACAAGATTTTGGATGAATTCTTCTCTAGCTCACACACCCTCCTCCCCAGGTTTCCTAACACTTCTTGCTTCTGTGATTGCAAACCATTTTAGATGGTAAAATCATTGACTTCTCAGCTCAGAAAATTGAAGGGGCTGTTTCACCATAGATAAGGTAATACATAGTGAAAGATTTCTATCGGTATATCCTGTACTAACACAAAAGCATCTAATAAAACTTCCCAGACTGCACTCATCCCCATCCCACCGAATCAGCCTTACCCTGCACATGCTGAGCTAGCCCTAGTGTTTTCTGCACATCTCGGCAAATCTTGGAGAGGCAATACTGAAACTCCTCATCACAGTCGTTTTTGCTTTTGCCGCAGGTCTCATAGCACCTGTCGTGTTGGTTGCAGCACTTTGTCAAGGAAGGGATGCCAATGTTAAGCTGAAAGAGACATTTGGATGGATGACTGCTGATGAAATTCAAACCTTCTCTGAAGTAGCGCATCAAAGAAACTTAGAAATCAAAGACAGCACTGCTATATAGATAATTTCCAAAATTCGTTTCTGCCTCCAAATGCTTTCCAGGTTAGATTTCTCTCCATCACCCTCACTTGCACCCACCCATGTTACTCCATCCTTTCAGCCATGCCTCAAAGCTCCCTATTTTGCAATGTTAGAGAATTCACAGTCATTTGCCGGTAGCAAACGCAACTTCCAATTgtccaaaacacaaaacataattttaagaatAGAAAGATAAAGCTAGGAGCTTTAGAAGACTTTTGCAGGGGTTATGCAAGTATGATTTTTGGATATTCCCAAGTATTTTGTGCCTCCTCCTTCaataaaatgtactttatatGAAATGTCACCAACAACTTCTAAGCTCTTACAACTCaaactttatttttggtttttatggtTTAATCTTTAAGTGTTCATCCATTCCCTAAAGACATTATTCCTTCGAATACGGAATTatctttaactattttaaataactttatatgCAAAACCCTTGTGTCTAGGAATCactttcataaaacatttttctcccaTAATACTGGCTCAGATTCAGCCTCCCTTACAACAAACACACAGCTATCCCACTTAGCCTagttttaatatagaaaatattatgctttCCTGTACTTTTTCATCCTAAGTAGTGTTACTTCTATACTCTAAACTTTCAGTCATATTTGTGACATGAGGAAATATCATTTAAATGGTATTAACGTCtacaagattaaaaaataaaacatgacttTTACTCCATTTAGTTTCATTAGGACTTATTAAATGTGTTTTAGctataaaagaatataacaaacCTGATCACtattacaaaaaacaaacttatttctGAGCCTGAGAACATACTGATGGTTTATCAAGAGTATTACGTAGCCTACCAATCATAAAACcttatcaaataaaaaatgatatttacatGAACACCGAACAGTGGGGAGCCACATCCATTCGGCGGGGAGGGTTTATATCCATAACGTGGAACAGGCTTAGatcctataaaatataaaaggtatcataattaattttcaaatatgctaGAGAATACATACACAAAAAGGTCTACAATGTGCTAGACTAGCCCtggaaatatttactatttggatGCTAACATAAGTGAATATGTGTTTATTCGGATGAGCATTAAAAATGCTAATTTGtctactgaattatttttatttctcctgaagCAAAATATGTACAAACGTGTACATGTACGCATAGATGGCAGTTCATAAAATATTATGGTGGTtcataaaatgtaattatatttgcAAGCCTACACCATACAAACATGTGAATCCTTATTCTGGACTTCTGTCGATTTCAGAGGTTACATGCCAGACTGGGTCCATATATATGAAACATAAATCCACACCATTTTCCTGTACATTCTAATGCTTATATATTTAGGTTAAAACCTACAGGGCAAGAACTGTATCTTCCCAACCTCAGCCAACGCTCCATTGTACACAAACCTCAATAACCATTAACTAGAGCCTAAAGCTAAGGAAGACAAGGTCAT contains the following coding sequences:
- the PLA2G12A gene encoding group XIIA secretory phospholipase A2: MALLLRPVLAVLLLLLTAAFRCQEQAQTTDWRATLKTIRNGVHKIDTYLNAALDLLGGEDGLCQYKCNDGSKPVPRYGYKPSPPNGCGSPLFGVHLNIGIPSLTKCCNQHDRCYETCGKSKNDCDEEFQYCLSKICRDVQKTLGLAQHVQACETTVELLFDSVIHLGCKPYLDSQRAACRCRYEEKTDL